In Candidatus Defluviilinea proxima, a single genomic region encodes these proteins:
- a CDS encoding SOS response-associated peptidase produces MCGRFTLTVDPAELQDTFTDFIFPSKFAPRFNIAPSQPVLAIPNDGASKADFFVWGLIPMWAKDPSIGNRLINARGETVAEKPSFRGSFKYKRCIILADGFYEWKASSGKKPKTPYYIHMKDRKPFVFAGLWDSWEGPDGSSIKTCTIITTEPNELMATLHARMPVILHPRDYAKWLDDAPQTPENLLPLIKPFPADNMSAHPVSTLVNKPDNDSPELVVPVL; encoded by the coding sequence ATGTGCGGGCGATTTACGTTGACCGTTGATCCTGCTGAACTACAGGATACATTTACAGATTTTATCTTCCCATCAAAATTTGCACCGCGTTTCAATATCGCGCCATCGCAACCTGTTTTGGCAATTCCCAATGACGGAGCCAGCAAGGCCGATTTCTTCGTCTGGGGCCTGATACCGATGTGGGCAAAAGATCCGTCCATTGGTAATCGGCTCATTAATGCACGCGGTGAAACAGTTGCAGAAAAGCCGTCCTTTCGCGGGTCGTTCAAATACAAACGTTGCATCATCCTTGCCGATGGTTTTTACGAATGGAAGGCCAGTTCTGGCAAAAAGCCAAAGACGCCATATTACATTCACATGAAAGACCGCAAGCCGTTCGTTTTTGCAGGCCTGTGGGACTCATGGGAAGGCCCCGATGGCTCCAGTATCAAGACCTGCACCATCATCACTACCGAACCCAACGAACTGATGGCGACTCTGCACGCCCGCATGCCCGTTATCCTGCATCCACGAGATTACGCCAAATGGCTGGACGACGCGCCTCAGACTCCCGAAAACCTGCTTCCCCTCATCAAGCCTTTTCCAGCTGATAATATGTCTGCCCACCCGGTCTCGACACTCGTCAACAAACCCGACAACGATTCTCCCGAACTCGTTGTACCTGTGCTGTAA
- a CDS encoding peptidoglycan DD-metalloendopeptidase family protein yields the protein MDNDKKSHGIFTRLFDFLVQLGLGESLLKIGTGVLSMVLVGVVVWLMQSSAKQVKAGDEVDVPVDVPTVVAEGSENISQLIEDSFGGVPRLAQERTIIPSRPRQEIVKYKVLEGDTVFGIAEKFGLKPETVLWGNYNTLLDNAHSLKPDQELNILPVDGTYHQWQKGEGLNGIAKYYGVTPENIINYPSNELDAATIGDYANPNIPDGKWLIVPNGRREFISWSAPLGVTRENPASARVLGPGACDPITGGAVGFGTFVWPANKHYLSGFDYSPSTNHWGIDIAGNVGEGVYATDAGVVVYAGWNNYGYGNMIMIDHGNNFQSLYAHLSAFNVGCGQSVGQGDGIGAIGSTGNSSGAHLHFEIRAISSFVNPWDMLPK from the coding sequence ATGGATAACGATAAGAAATCACATGGAATATTTACCCGCCTCTTTGACTTTCTCGTTCAGTTGGGGCTGGGCGAATCGTTGTTAAAAATAGGTACAGGGGTATTATCCATGGTGTTGGTAGGGGTTGTTGTTTGGTTGATGCAATCATCTGCAAAGCAGGTCAAAGCCGGGGATGAGGTCGATGTACCGGTGGATGTACCAACTGTCGTTGCGGAGGGAAGCGAGAATATTTCGCAGTTGATCGAGGATTCGTTCGGTGGAGTCCCACGTCTGGCGCAGGAACGTACCATCATCCCATCGCGTCCCCGACAGGAGATCGTGAAATATAAAGTATTGGAAGGCGATACAGTCTTTGGGATCGCAGAGAAGTTTGGGTTGAAACCTGAAACGGTTCTTTGGGGAAATTACAATACGTTGCTTGATAACGCTCACTCTTTAAAGCCTGATCAAGAATTGAATATTTTGCCAGTGGATGGAACATATCATCAATGGCAAAAGGGTGAAGGGTTGAACGGTATTGCCAAATACTATGGCGTGACACCCGAGAACATTATCAATTACCCCTCAAACGAATTGGATGCGGCGACGATCGGCGATTACGCCAATCCAAACATCCCAGACGGCAAATGGTTGATCGTTCCGAACGGCAGACGTGAATTTATTTCGTGGAGCGCGCCGCTCGGTGTGACACGTGAGAACCCCGCTTCAGCGCGCGTACTGGGGCCAGGTGCATGTGACCCGATTACTGGTGGTGCTGTTGGGTTTGGCACTTTCGTTTGGCCAGCCAACAAGCATTATCTCTCAGGGTTCGACTATAGTCCAAGCACCAATCACTGGGGTATCGATATCGCAGGTAACGTTGGCGAAGGCGTGTATGCTACAGACGCAGGTGTAGTGGTATACGCTGGTTGGAATAATTACGGCTACGGTAACATGATCATGATAGACCACGGCAACAACTTCCAATCGTTGTATGCTCACTTGAGCGCGTTCAATGTTGGATGCGGTCAAAGTGTAGGACAGGGAGATGGGATCGGCGCCATTGGTAGTACAGGCAATTCAAGCGGAGCCCATTTGCACTTTGAGATCCGCGCAATCTCCTCATTTGTCAATCCTTGGGATATGCTACCCAAGTAA
- a CDS encoding DUF1684 domain-containing protein encodes MTELEQFRAEKDEFFKGHPQSPLDPAQKRDFTGLHYFPENDALRLEVKVELFTDEQPMPMQTTTGDVQMYIRHGRFKFSVDGQDAELTIYRGEYGYFLPFVDSLAGTETYPAGRYLEPEELPGDRFLVDFNIAYNPYCAYNEMWSCPITPAENRLKIPVRAGEKVFHT; translated from the coding sequence ATGACTGAATTGGAACAATTTCGCGCAGAAAAGGATGAGTTCTTCAAGGGACACCCACAGAGCCCTCTGGACCCTGCCCAAAAACGGGACTTTACCGGCTTACATTATTTCCCTGAAAATGACGCATTGCGATTGGAAGTAAAAGTAGAACTGTTTACTGACGAACAGCCAATGCCCATGCAGACGACCACCGGTGATGTGCAGATGTATATCCGGCACGGACGCTTCAAATTTTCGGTGGATGGACAGGATGCAGAATTGACGATTTACCGAGGTGAATATGGATATTTCCTGCCGTTTGTAGATTCGCTTGCAGGGACTGAGACATATCCTGCCGGCCGTTATCTCGAGCCAGAAGAATTGCCCGGTGACCGCTTCCTTGTGGATTTTAACATAGCCTACAACCCGTATTGTGCCTACAACGAGATGTGGTCATGTCCGATCACGCCTGCTGAGAATCGATTGAAAATACCTGTCCGTGCGGGGGAGAAGGTTTTTCATACTTAA
- a CDS encoding PAS domain-containing protein has translation MRFLKNVFAPPKFQDGEKTYQAYLLNIILLTLIVIPIPFVIYLLVWQPGEIQRTLVFIAFAEIINITLLALARRGFVRQVAIAHVLTLWLIFATSAATRSGVHGTPYALGNGLVITVTGILLGRRSVQLMTWLVIIQGGIMVYAELNGWKPSDIANDPVYTWAIAIVLLVIVVNMQMLASDQIRMALHRAQTSEEKYRLISKVSSDFTFSAELDSKGEMRLAWVAGAFEKMTGFTFEEYTTSGGWLAHIHPDDLKKEAQNVATLQANQPTITEIRAFKKNGDLCWLRVYSHPIWDEKQNKLIGTVGAVQDITQQKLGEIALTQERDLLQTFMDNIPDQVYFKDTESRFIRINKAQANFLKLSNPEDAIGKTDLDFLSHDLAQQLLDEEKQILVSGQSIINRVELHPTEDGKPRWVSATKAPVRDSSGDLMGIIGVSRDITEEKRIDAMLAQERDILQIFMDNTPNQVYFKDTESRFVRVNQAQANFLGIEHPKDAIGKTDLDFQTQELAQEFLAEEKQIMETGQPILNRIEFNPTKDGKSRWLSTSKVPAKDEFGYIIGTIGMSFDITQQKLIEEQEVRRREILEKVVQLGKQVAEVSDLRVTLEKIWYALHEGLGFDRVGIFAYQPESNTINRLLGTDIHGNRDDTVGEPVPISAWHSFQNALIKPDGYYFTHNFSGEATIPEGHEMYTVKDYATVAAWAGGKPVAVISVDQLITQRPITEQQLDALRLFAGYAGLAIENSHLKEALQNELEEQKKAEETEQRRRQILEKVMRLGKQVTEVSDLRTTLGKIWRGVRYDLDFDRVGLFTYDQQENIMIGAYGTDSNGNMWDAWHVHFDLDENALFYKILRQPDGFFFSNNFEVEFNLDDKHDMKGVKHCAMVALWSGNNPMAIISVDQFITQRPITDDQLEALRLFAGYAGLAISNAHLNDALERELLQRQNLINELEAKNVELERFTYTASHDLKSPLVTITGFLGYLEKDALAGNQERMKSSIDRINSAAEKMQALLNDLLELSRIGRLMNPPEDVPFEEIVNEAIDHVRGRLDGANAIIEVDRDLPKVHVDRARLVEVIQNLIENAVKYSKPGINPRIEIGSKSADENAVQIFYVRDNGMGIDPQYHERIFGLFNKLDPQSEGTGIGLSLVKRIIEVHGGRVWVESEKGKGATFYFSLPTS, from the coding sequence ATGCGCTTCTTAAAGAATGTGTTTGCACCGCCCAAATTCCAGGATGGTGAAAAGACTTATCAGGCGTATTTACTGAACATTATTTTACTGACGCTGATCGTAATCCCAATACCATTCGTTATTTACTTGCTTGTTTGGCAACCCGGGGAAATACAAAGAACTCTTGTCTTTATTGCTTTTGCAGAAATCATTAATATCACCTTGCTCGCCCTAGCCAGACGAGGATTTGTACGTCAGGTGGCTATCGCTCATGTTCTCACTCTTTGGTTGATTTTCGCAACATCAGCCGCCACCCGTTCTGGTGTTCATGGTACTCCATATGCGCTAGGCAATGGATTGGTCATTACAGTTACAGGAATATTACTAGGCCGCCGTAGTGTTCAGCTTATGACATGGCTTGTTATTATTCAGGGCGGCATCATGGTTTACGCCGAGCTTAATGGCTGGAAACCTTCGGACATTGCCAATGATCCGGTGTATACATGGGCTATTGCGATTGTATTATTGGTGATCGTTGTAAATATGCAAATGTTGGCGTCCGATCAAATTCGTATGGCACTTCACCGCGCTCAAACCAGTGAGGAAAAGTATCGCCTGATCTCTAAAGTAAGTTCAGATTTCACCTTCTCGGCTGAATTAGACTCAAAAGGTGAAATGCGCCTTGCATGGGTTGCAGGCGCATTTGAGAAGATGACCGGATTTACATTTGAGGAGTACACAACAAGTGGAGGATGGTTAGCCCATATTCACCCTGATGACCTTAAAAAGGAAGCGCAAAATGTGGCGACCCTGCAAGCCAATCAGCCAACAATTACGGAGATTCGCGCCTTCAAGAAGAACGGTGATTTATGTTGGTTACGTGTGTATTCTCATCCCATCTGGGATGAAAAACAAAACAAACTAATAGGTACCGTTGGCGCTGTGCAAGACATCACGCAACAAAAACTTGGAGAAATCGCTTTAACTCAGGAGCGTGATCTCTTGCAAACATTTATGGATAACATACCAGATCAGGTTTATTTCAAAGATACAGAATCGCGTTTTATACGCATCAACAAGGCGCAGGCAAATTTCCTGAAATTAAGCAACCCAGAGGATGCCATCGGTAAAACCGATCTGGATTTTCTCTCCCATGATTTAGCGCAACAACTTCTGGATGAAGAAAAACAAATTCTCGTATCAGGGCAGTCGATCATTAACCGAGTCGAACTTCATCCCACAGAAGACGGAAAGCCTCGATGGGTCTCTGCTACAAAAGCGCCTGTACGAGATTCATCTGGGGATCTAATGGGTATTATTGGTGTATCCCGTGATATTACCGAGGAAAAACGTATTGATGCCATGCTTGCACAAGAACGGGACATTCTACAAATTTTCATGGATAACACGCCGAATCAGGTTTATTTCAAAGATACTGAATCTCGGTTTGTACGTGTCAATCAAGCGCAGGCAAATTTTCTAGGGATTGAGCATCCCAAGGATGCAATTGGAAAAACTGACTTGGATTTCCAAACTCAGGAGCTCGCACAAGAATTTCTGGCTGAAGAAAAACAGATCATGGAGACCGGGCAACCTATCTTAAACCGTATCGAGTTCAATCCAACCAAAGATGGAAAATCTCGCTGGCTCTCCACCAGCAAAGTACCAGCCAAGGATGAGTTCGGATATATCATCGGCACCATCGGCATGTCTTTTGACATTACACAACAAAAGTTGATAGAGGAACAGGAAGTCCGTCGCCGCGAAATACTGGAAAAAGTGGTACAACTCGGAAAACAAGTTGCAGAAGTAAGTGACTTGAGGGTAACACTAGAAAAAATATGGTATGCCTTACATGAAGGTCTGGGGTTTGACCGTGTTGGGATATTTGCCTATCAACCAGAATCGAACACGATCAACAGATTGCTTGGCACAGATATTCATGGGAATCGAGATGACACTGTAGGCGAACCAGTTCCAATCTCAGCCTGGCATTCCTTTCAGAATGCATTGATCAAGCCGGATGGTTACTACTTCACACATAACTTTAGCGGTGAAGCTACGATACCTGAAGGCCATGAAATGTACACGGTAAAAGATTACGCGACTGTAGCGGCTTGGGCTGGAGGTAAGCCGGTGGCGGTCATTTCTGTTGACCAGCTTATCACTCAACGCCCCATCACTGAGCAACAGTTGGACGCCCTACGACTTTTCGCGGGATATGCTGGGCTTGCCATAGAAAATTCACATCTCAAAGAAGCCCTTCAAAATGAACTGGAAGAACAAAAAAAAGCAGAGGAAACAGAGCAACGTCGACGCCAAATACTGGAAAAAGTAATGAGGTTGGGCAAACAAGTTACAGAGGTCAGTGATCTTCGTACCACTCTAGGAAAAATCTGGCGGGGTGTTCGATACGATCTCGACTTCGACCGAGTCGGATTGTTCACCTACGACCAACAAGAAAATATAATGATAGGCGCCTATGGAACGGATTCTAACGGCAATATGTGGGATGCCTGGCACGTCCACTTTGATCTGGATGAAAATGCTCTTTTCTACAAGATTCTCAGACAGCCGGATGGCTTCTTCTTTAGCAATAACTTCGAAGTAGAATTCAACCTCGATGATAAACACGATATGAAGGGCGTAAAACATTGCGCCATGGTTGCCTTATGGTCAGGGAACAACCCCATGGCAATTATCTCCGTAGACCAGTTCATCACACAACGTCCTATCACAGACGACCAACTTGAGGCTTTGCGTTTATTTGCCGGATACGCAGGTTTGGCCATATCGAACGCACACCTTAATGACGCGCTGGAACGCGAACTTTTGCAAAGGCAAAACCTCATTAACGAACTTGAGGCAAAAAATGTAGAACTCGAGCGGTTCACCTATACGGCATCGCATGATCTTAAATCCCCGCTTGTGACCATCACAGGTTTTCTCGGCTATCTTGAAAAGGACGCACTGGCAGGCAATCAAGAAAGAATGAAAAGCAGTATCGACCGTATCAATTCAGCGGCCGAAAAAATGCAGGCGTTATTAAACGATCTACTCGAGCTTTCCCGCATTGGCAGACTTATGAATCCGCCAGAAGATGTACCTTTCGAAGAAATCGTAAACGAAGCCATCGACCATGTGCGAGGACGGCTGGATGGGGCGAACGCCATCATTGAAGTAGACAGAGACCTCCCCAAGGTCCATGTTGACCGGGCACGCCTTGTAGAGGTCATTCAAAACCTCATTGAAAACGCCGTCAAATATTCGAAGCCCGGTATCAATCCCCGCATTGAGATCGGTTCAAAAAGCGCGGACGAGAATGCCGTGCAGATCTTTTATGTACGGGATAACGGCATGGGCATAGACCCACAATATCACGAACGCATCTTTGGGCTGTTTAATAAACTTGATCCGCAATCCGAAGGAACTGGAATTGGGTTATCATTGGTCAAAAGAATTATTGAGGTACATGGCGGGCGTGTCTGGGTCGAGTCAGAGAAAGGCAAAGGCGCTACATTCTACTTTTCCCTGCCCACATCATAA
- a CDS encoding MFS transporter, protein MLPIAGKISRRFPALASPDYRLFLVGQFISVIGTWMQNTAQPYLAYRISGKPLDLGIIGFASTLPTLLLALPAGVFVERWDKRKTVIVFQAIMSLQAFGLALLTFLGHIQIWHIVVFALIFGTASAVEITARQAMLIELAGREALPSAIALQATAFNIGRVLGPLCAAWLLTSTGTEAGVFLANGISFIFVIVGLFFARTQYKIPHDHDKEKDLGTEFKEGLSYIYKNSLVASITLMAALIGFFGFPLVQQIPALARDVLKTVSDTEAIVASRTSTLYAAQGAGAMVAAILAATFMGSSHRKGRWVVFGQIAFILPLIVLGLTGNLSLSIVLLVCMGWGTVTQLVTMNTLIQLNVPNELRGRVFSIYLWALQGVAPFGSLLIGWIAQAWGVPLAALIGGVISLVLIGGLHLLNPGVWRVKA, encoded by the coding sequence GTGCTACCGATAGCTGGCAAGATCTCCAGGCGATTCCCAGCACTCGCTTCCCCCGATTATCGATTGTTCCTCGTCGGGCAATTTATCTCCGTCATTGGCACATGGATGCAGAATACTGCACAGCCCTATCTCGCCTATCGCATCTCCGGCAAACCTCTCGACTTGGGCATCATCGGTTTCGCATCCACACTCCCGACATTGTTGCTCGCCCTACCGGCAGGTGTTTTTGTTGAACGGTGGGACAAACGTAAAACAGTTATTGTCTTTCAAGCCATCATGTCATTACAGGCTTTCGGCCTGGCCCTGCTCACGTTTCTGGGACATATTCAGATCTGGCATATCGTTGTCTTTGCATTGATCTTTGGCACCGCCAGCGCCGTGGAAATTACAGCACGACAAGCCATGTTGATCGAGTTGGCCGGGCGTGAGGCTTTGCCAAGCGCCATCGCTCTACAAGCAACAGCCTTCAACATTGGGCGTGTACTGGGTCCACTATGCGCCGCATGGTTGCTAACATCCACTGGCACAGAAGCAGGCGTGTTCCTTGCAAATGGCATTAGCTTTATCTTCGTGATCGTTGGGTTGTTTTTTGCACGCACACAATACAAAATTCCACATGATCATGATAAAGAAAAAGACCTGGGAACTGAATTCAAAGAGGGACTGTCTTACATCTACAAGAACTCCCTTGTGGCATCCATCACTCTCATGGCGGCGCTGATCGGGTTCTTTGGTTTTCCACTTGTGCAACAAATCCCAGCTCTGGCTCGCGATGTATTGAAAACCGTCAGTGATACAGAGGCGATTGTGGCAAGCAGAACGAGCACCCTATATGCCGCGCAAGGTGCAGGTGCCATGGTGGCGGCTATTTTAGCGGCAACCTTCATGGGCTCATCCCACAGAAAGGGACGTTGGGTCGTCTTTGGGCAGATCGCATTCATTCTTCCACTGATCGTTTTAGGGCTTACGGGCAATCTCAGTTTGTCTATTGTTCTTTTGGTATGTATGGGCTGGGGTACCGTGACTCAACTTGTCACAATGAATACCTTGATCCAATTGAATGTGCCCAACGAACTACGTGGACGAGTGTTCAGCATTTATCTTTGGGCGCTTCAAGGGGTTGCTCCCTTTGGGAGTTTGCTGATCGGTTGGATCGCTCAGGCATGGGGCGTGCCACTAGCGGCATTGATCGGAGGGGTCATATCGCTCGTTTTGATCGGCGGTTTGCATCTTCTAAACCCTGGCGTATGGAGAGTAAAGGCTTAA
- a CDS encoding sigma-70 family RNA polymerase sigma factor gives MATRTNEVWLSDLRAEGEIKSAALEDLRSIIHKGLPYALSRWLSPSLPQFESLVEEVTQETLLRVLDQLDTFEGRSQFTTWVHKIAVRIALTELRRKRWRDSSLDELTENEDVPPPQNLLADSHAGPETSAERADLLVRVRRVIEEELTDRQRQALVLLGIQDMPMDEAARKLKTNRNALYKLLHDARLRLRTRLAMEDISANEVLALFEQK, from the coding sequence ATGGCAACCCGAACCAACGAAGTTTGGCTCTCAGACTTGCGTGCAGAAGGTGAAATAAAAAGCGCCGCTCTGGAAGATCTGAGATCCATCATTCATAAGGGCCTCCCCTATGCGCTTTCGCGCTGGCTTTCGCCCAGTCTGCCTCAATTTGAATCACTTGTCGAGGAAGTGACACAGGAAACTCTCCTGCGTGTGCTCGATCAATTGGATACATTTGAAGGACGCAGTCAATTCACTACGTGGGTGCACAAGATTGCCGTACGCATTGCGTTGACGGAGCTTCGCCGCAAGCGCTGGCGTGATTCTTCTTTGGATGAATTGACCGAAAACGAGGATGTTCCACCACCTCAAAATCTGCTCGCCGATTCTCATGCGGGACCTGAAACATCGGCAGAACGCGCAGACCTTTTGGTGCGCGTCCGCAGGGTGATCGAGGAAGAGTTGACCGACCGTCAGCGTCAGGCTTTGGTGTTGCTCGGCATCCAGGATATGCCCATGGATGAAGCGGCACGCAAACTTAAGACCAACCGTAATGCCCTCTACAAGTTATTACACGATGCCCGCCTGAGGTTGAGAACCCGTCTCGCCATGGAAGATATTTCAGCCAACGAAGTTCTAGCCCTATTCGAGCAAAAGTAA